In Pseudosulfitobacter pseudonitzschiae, the sequence CATTGCAACCCTTTGGAACCTGACCCGCGCGTTACAGGTGGATTTTGCAGGTCTTCTGGATGGCGATGCAGCCACCGCCCGCATCGAAGTGCTGCGCAGTGCAGACGTTCCGACCATCGAAAACCGTGGCAGCGGCTGCCGCATCCGCATTCTGTCACCGCCCGAAGAGGCAGGTCATCACGAGGTGTACGAGTTGCGCTTTGCCGAAGGCGGTGTGTTGGACAGCCAGCCCCACACCCGTGGCGCGCGCGAGTATCTGACAGTGATCGACGGCACGCTGGAGGTCACCAGCGCCGAAACCACGCAGACCATTGGCGCAGGCGACACCGCCAGATATGCCGCCGATGTACCGCACCGCATCAGCGCCACCAGCGCCGCGCGTGCCTTTCTGGTGGTACAGAACGCCTGATTGCACAATCCAGTATACCGGACAAAAATCCGTGATACAGAAATCCTCTATTTCGGAATCAATTCCGGTATGCTAGAAGTGATGGCAAACAGGAGCCGTCCATGACCCAAGCATTTCTTTCCTACATCACCGACACCTTGGCCCAGATTGATGCCGAGGGATTGACCAAGGTCGAACGTTTGATCACCTCGCCTCAGGGTGGTAAAATTCAGGTCGCGGGCCGCGAGATGATCAATCTGTGTGCCAACAACTACCTTGGGCTGGCCAACCACCCCGATCTGATCCGCACGGCCTGTGATACGATGCAGCCCAAGGGCTTTGGCATGGCGTCGGTTCGGTTCATTTGCGGCACGCAGGACATGCACCGCACGCTGGAACAAAAACTGGCGGCGTTTCTGGGCAAGGACGATTCGATCCTGTTTGCCGCTTGTTTCGACGCCAATGGCGGTCTGTTCGAGCCGCTTCTTGGCCCCGAGGACGCAATCATTTCGGATGCGCTGAACCACGCGTCGATTATCGACGGCATCCGTCTGTGCAAGGCCAAACGCTATCGCTATGCCAACAGCGACATGGCCGACCTTGAGGCGCAGTTGAAACAGGCCAAGGCCGACGGCGCACGGTTCATCATGATTGCGACTGATGGCGTGTTCAGCATGGACGGGTATTTGGCGAACCTGCCCGGGATCACTAAACTGGCCGAGGCCTATGGCGCTTTGGTCATGGTCGACGACTGCCACGCCACCGGATTTATGGGGCCGAAGGGCGCGGGCACCCCGTCGCATTTCGGTGTTGATGTCGACATTCTGACCGGCACGCTGGGCAAAGCGCTGGGTGGCGCGATCGGTGGCTATATTGCAGGTCCGCAACCGGTCATCGACCTGCTGCGCCAACGCGCGCGGCCCTATCTGTTTTCGAACGCCTTGCCGCCTGCGATCGTCGCCGCAGGGATCGAGGCGCTGCGCCTGGTCGAGGAGGGCGATGCTCTGCGCGCGCAACTGTTCGAAAACGCTAAATACTGGCGCGACGGTCTGGAAAGCCTCGGCTTTGATCTGCTGGCGGGCGAACACCCGATCATTCCCGTGATGCTGGGCGAGGCGCAACTGGCGCAGGATATGGCAACGAAACTCTATGATGAAGGGGTCTATGTCTCGGGGTTTTTCTTTCCAGTGGTGCCGCGCGGTCAGGCCCGCATTCGCACCCAGATGAACGCAGCCCTGACCCGCGCCGATCTGGATCAGGCGCTGGCAGCCTTCGAAAGGGCAGGCAAAGCCTGTGGTGTGATCTGATGAAGTCCAATGAAATGAAAGCCCTGTCTAAACTGCACGCCCGCGAAGGGCTGTGGATGGTGAACGCGCCGGTGCCCGAGATCGGGCCCGATGATGTGCTGATCAAGATCAACAAAACCGGCATTTGCGGCACCGATATTCACATCTGGAACTGGGACGACTGGGCGCAGAAAACCGTGCCGGTGCCGATGATCACCGGTCACGAATTTGCAGGCGAGATCGTCGAGATCGGACGCGATGTGCAAGGGTTGGAATTGGGCCAGCGCTGTAGTGGCGAGGGGCACTTGATCGGCACCCAAAGCCGCCAGAGCCGCGCGGGGAAATTCCATCTTGATCCGGCGACACGCGGCATCGGTGTGAATGAACAGGGCGCTTTTGCCCAATACCTGCGGCTGCCTGCGTTTAACGTGGTGCCGCTGCCCGACGAAATCAGCGACGATATCGGTGCGATCCTTGATCCGTTGGGCAACGCGGTTCACACCGCGCTGAGCTTTGATCTGATCGGCGAGGATGTGTTGATTACGGGGGCCGGCCCCATCGGGATCATGGCCGCTGCCGTGGCCCGTCACGCGGGGGCGCGTCATGTGGTGATCACGGATGTGAACCCCGACAGGTTGGCGCTGGCGTCGCAGGTGGCCGATGTGGTGCCGGTGAATGTGACGCAAGAGTCGTTGCAGGATGTGATCCCGCGTCTGAAGATGAAACAGGGCTTTGACGTGGGTATGGAAATGTCGGGCAACCAGCAGGCGCTGGACCAGATGGTCGAAGCGATGACGATGGGCGGGCGGATCGCCATGCTGGGCATCCCGCCGGGCAAAAGCCCCGTCGATTGGAGCCGGATCGTGTTCAAGGCGATCACCATCAAGGGCGTTTATGGCCGCGAGATCTTCGAGACTTGGTACAAGATGATTGCAATGCTGGAAAACGGTCTGGACGTGTCCCGGGTGATTACGCACCGGTTTCATGTGGACGACTTCAAGGCTGGCTTTGCCGCAATGAAATCGGGACAAAGCGGCAAGGTCGTTCTGGACTGGACGTAAAAGACCGGATCAGGGCGTAAGTGGCACGCGTCCATCGGCTGTCAAAGTCCAGCATGTGCGCCCCTCGAATACAGCGGCGGTCATCGGTTTGCCATATCCGGCACCCGTATCCAGATTGACGCGGTTGCCGTAATGGGTGGCCACGTCAACGGGCGTGTGGCCATGCACGATTAGTTTGGGATGTGGGGTCGTGACCTTGTGAAACTCGTCACGAATCCAGATCAGGTCGTGTTCGGTTTGCTGGTCAAGCGGCACATCGGGACGGATGCCTGCGTGGCAAAAAAACAGGTCTTCCGTCTCGTGGCTCAGCTTGCACTGCGCGATGAAGTCCAGGTGCGCCTGCGGAACGGATTCAAGCGCTTCGGCGTGAACTGCGGTCTGACGGTTTTTGACTGTGAATTCGATGCCATAAGACGCCAGCGTCGTGTCACCGCCCAGACGCGGGTGCAGCCAGTACAATTCGACCGGTAAATAGGCCTCTTGGCGGGGATAATCCTGCATCCACCAATCGAACATGCGGTCGTGGTTGCCCAGCAAAAAGGTCCAGTCGCGGCCTGCGTCACGGCCCGCGATCAGAGTATCAAGCACGGCACAGCTGTCTGCACCACGGTCGATATAGTCGCCCACAAACACAACACGTGCATCAGCGCCGCCATCCGCCTCGATCAGGTCAAGGATGCGGGTCAGCTCTCCCAATTGTCCGTGAATGTCGCCGACGGCATAGATGGGCTGGGTCATGGGAAATCCTTGAGGCTGTGAAATGCGTTCAAGGGTGGAATAGGCGGGGCAGTCCAAGGGTGCAAGAGACCGGCGCATGCCTCGTACCGGATCGGCAAAGTTGCGTGTCTCTTTCAGGTCGAAGCAGCATTTGGCGGCCCTGTCCGTGCAAGGCCGCCAAAAATTTGTGCGTCAGGAAACCATGAATTCCAGCGGTTTGACCTGATTAAACATACCGGTGCCTTCCAGCGTTTTCAGAACGTCGTGGGGCAGCGCGTCGTCGATATAGAGCAGGGCAATCGCCTCGCCGCCCGCTTCGTTGCGGCCAAGGGTAAAGTTGGCGATGTTCACGCCGTTCTTGCCCATTGTGTTGCCCAACAGGCCAATGATCCCCGGAACGTCGTTGTTGGTGGTGTACAACATGTGCTGGCCGATCTCGGCGTCGATATTGATGCCTTTGATCTGGATAAAGCGCGGCTTGCCGTCGCTGAACACTGTACCAGCCACCGAACGCTCGCGTTTGGCGGTCACCACTGTCACTTTGACATAGCCGTCGAAGACGCCCGATTTGTCCTGATTGGTGGTGCTGATCTGGATGCCTTTTTCACGGGCAACCACAGGGGCCGAAACCATGTTCACATCGGGGTTGGCGCGTTTCATGATACCCGCGACAACGCCACAGTTCAGCGCGTCAAGGTTCATCGACCCGACAGAGCCGTCGTACAGGATGTTGATCGCGCGGATCGGCTCGTCGGTCATCTGGCCGATGAACGACCCCAGATGTCCGGCCAGCGTCAGCCATGGACCCATTACCTTTGCCTCTTCTGCCGTGACCGATGGCATGTTCAGTGCGTTTTCAACTGCGCCGGTCAGCAGATAATTTGCCATCTGCTCGGCCACTTGCAGCGCCACGTTTTCCTGTGCCTCGGATGTCGCAGCCCCCAAATGTGGGGTGCAGACGACGTTGGGCAGGTTGAACAGCGGGTTTTCCGTTGCAGGCTCGACCTTGAACACGTCAAAGGCGGCACCGGCGACATGACCCGATTTCAGGGCGTCGGCCAGAGCTTCTTCGTCCACCAGACCACCGCGGGCACAGTTGATGATGCGCACGCCCTTCTTGGTCTTGGCCAGATTTTCGCGCGACAGGATGTTGGCCGTCGATTCGGTATAGGGAACATGCAGCGTGATGAAATCGGCACGCGCCAGCAGCTCGTCTAACTCGACCTTTTCAACACCCATATTGTCGGCTTTTTTGTTGCTCAAGTAGGGATCGTAGGCCACGACTTTCATTTTCAGTCCACGTGCACGGTCGCAGACGATGCCACCGATGTTGCCCGCACCGATAACACCCAGCGTTTTGCCGGTCAGCTCGACACCCATGAACTTGGACTTTTCCCATTTGCCCGCGTGCGTCGATGCCGATGCTTCAGGAATTTGGCGGGCAACGGCGAACATCATCGCGATGGCGTGTTCTGCGGTTGTGATCATGTTGCCAAACGGCGTGTTCATCACGATCACGCCCTTTTTCGATGCCGCGTCCTTGTCGACGTTGTCGGTGCCGATACCGGCGCGCCCGACGACTTTCAGGTTGTCGGCAGCAGCAAGGATTTTTTCGGTCACCTTGGTGGCCGAGCGGATTGCCAGACCATCATATTTGCCGATCACTTCGGCCAGCTTGTCTTTATCCTTGCCCAGATCGGGCTGGAAATCGACCTCGATGCCGCGGTCTTTGAAGATTTGCACAGCTGCGTCGCTGAGTTTGTCGGAGATAAGTACCTTGGGAGCCATGTCAGTGGTCCTTCATTGAATAAACGGGGGATATGACGGGGCGACCGTACTTTGCCTGTCGGGCAAATGGGTTCGTGGTCACCCCGTCTGGATTATGCGTTGATTTCAGTCTCGAAGGCCCATTCCAGCCAGGGCAGCATCGCGTCGATGTCCGCAGTTTCGACTGTACCACCGCACCAGATGCGCAGGCCGGCAGGTGCATCGCGATAGGCGCCGATGTCCAGCGCCACGTCAGCGTCGGCCAGCCGGCTCGCCACAGCCTTGGCAAAGGCAGCGCCGTCGGTGATGCGGGCATCGTTGAATTTCAGGCAGACGGATGTGTTCGAGCGGATCGCGGGATCAGCGGCCAGAAATTCGATCCAGTCGTGCGTGTCGACGAAATCGGCGATGGCTTTGGTGTTTGCATCGGCCCGTGCGATCAAACCCTTCAAGCCGCCAACGGTGCGCGCCCATTCGAGCGCTTGCAGGTAATCCTCGACGCACAGCATCGACGGGGTGTTGATGGTTTCACCCTTGAAGATACCCTCGATCAGCTTGCCGCCTTTGGTCATGCGAAAGATTTTCGGCAGGGGCCAAGCGGGTGTATAGCTTTCCAGACGTTCCACGGCGCGGGGGCTGAGGATCAGCATGCCGTGCGCCGCTTCGCCGCCCAGCACCTTTTGCCAGCTGAACGTGGTCACATCCAGTTTGTCCCATGGCAGGTCCATCGCGAATGCGGCGCTGGTCGCGTCGCATAGGGTCAGGCCCGCACGGTCTGCGGGGATTGCATCGCCGTTTGGCATACGCACGCCCGAGGTGGTGCCGTTCCATGTAAAGCAGACGTCGTTGTCGTAGTTCAGCGCGGCCATATCCACGATCTCGCCGTATTCGGCGGTGTGGGTGGTGGCGTCGATTTTCAGCTGTTTGACCACATCAGTGACCCAGCCTGCGCCAAAGCTCTCCCAAGCGACCATCTGGGCAGGGCGTTCACCCAGCAGCGACCACATCGCCATTTCAAAGGCGCCGGTGTCGGATGCGGGAACGATGCCGATGCGGTAGTCGGCAGGCACGCCGAGAATCTCGCGGGTGTCCTCAATTGCCTTCAACAGCTTGGCTTTGCCAACGGCTGCACGGTGCGAACGGCCCAAAGGCGCGTCGGACAGGTTGTTCAGATTGAATACGGGGGGTTTGGCACAGGGGCCGGAAGAAAAACGCGGGTTGGCCGGCCGCGTTGCCGGTTGGTCAATAGCCATTGCTGGTATCCTCACAGATAATCGCCCTTCGTTGGGGAAGGGTGTCCCACCGACGCGTCTAAGGGCGTCTGGTGGGTGGCGCAATGGGGAAAACGCGACTATAGCGCCGCTTGAACAGCTTTTTGCGACATGGATGGAGCGGATCGGAAACATGGAAACTTTTATCTGTACGCTGATCGCGACCCGTGGCGCGCTGCAACCCGGACTGGCCGAGGCGTTGCGCAATGCCTGGGGCGGCGGTGCGGTGGACTGGTTGTCGCCGGACGAGGCGGCGGAATTCACGTTGGCGCAGATGCCCGACAACCGATGGGATGTCTGGTCCGACGTGCAAAAGCTGGGCGTCGATCTGGTAATCCAGCCCGCCGAAGGGCGACGCAAAAAGATGTTGCTGGCCGATATGGACAGCACGATGATCCAGCAGGAATGCATCGACGAGCTGGCCGATGCCGCTGGCGTTGGTGATTTTGTGAAGGACATTACCGCCCGCGCGATGAACGGCGAACTGGATTTCGAAGCGGCCCTGCGTGAACGCGTTGGCTTGTTGAAAGGGCTGGATGCCGCCGTGATTGATCAGGTTCTGGCCGAACGCATCACCTATATGCCCGGTGGTGCGACATTGTTGGCCACGATGAAGGCGAACGGTGGCCACGCGGCGTTGGTATCGGGCGGTTTCACAGCCTTTACCGGCGCTGTTGCGGCGCATTTGGGCTTTGACGAGAACCGTGCCAACACGCTGACCGTCGAAGGTGGCAAACTGACGGGCACCGTGGGCGAGCCAATCTTGGGCAAGCAGGCCAAGGTCGACGCGCTGGAACAGATCACTGCACGGCTGGGCATTTCCGAGGCCGATGTGATCGCCGTGGGCGACGGCGCCAACGATCTGGGCATGTTGCACCGCGCAGGCACCGGCGTGGCGCTGCACGCCAAGCCGGTGGTTGCTGCCGAATGCGATGTGCGGATCAACCACAGCGACTTGACGGCGCTGCTGTTCGTCCAAGGCTATGCGCGGTCCGAGTTTGTTTAGACCAGCGCAGGTGCCGCGCGCACGGCACCTGTCACCAGATCACGCCGGTTGCGGATCGGCGCGTTCAGGTATTTCAGCGTTTCGGGGTGATCTGGTTCCAGCACGCCCAGCTTGACCAGAATTGCGGCAATGGCGCACTCGGCGGCGCGGGTGCCGCCATCGTCGATTTTCAGCGCCACGCCCATCTTCAGCTCGGGGATGATGGCGATAAAGAACGCCTCGGCCCCGGTCTTGATCGCCACCTTGCCGCCCATCGCACGCATCAGGTTGGTACAGGCCCGACCTTCGCCAGCCACCAGATCGGGGTGCAGCATCATGGCGCTGCGCAACCGTTCTTCGGCACTGCCTGTGGGCGCGGCAGCGAAATGGGACATGGCGCGGGCCATACCGTGCAGGCTGGTGGCAAAATTCGGCGCGCTGCATCCGTCAATACCGAATCCGGGACTTGATTCGCCGGTGACACGCTCGAACGCCTCAAGGCAGGCGCGCTGCACCGCGTGGTCGGGATCAACATAGTCGGGGCCCGTGCCCAGATGTTTGTTTAGCGTCAGAAAGCCGCTGTGCTTGCCCGAGCAGTTGTTGTGCATCTGGCAGGGGCTTTCATGGGCGCGGATCAGCGCATTGCGCGCGTCGCGGTCGTCGGGTTCCTGCGGGCCGCAGCGGAAATCGCTGTCGTTCAAGCCCAAGTAATCCAGCCATTTTGTCACCCGATCCGTGTGAATCGCGGCACCGTTATGCGACGCGCAGGCCAGTGCCAGATGTTCTGTCCCAAGGCCATAGGCATCCGCCGCACCGCTTTCGATCAGCGGCAGCGCTTGAATCATCTTGGCCGACGATCGGGGCAGGATCATCTTGTGCGGATCACCCCACGTTTGAACGATCTGGCCGGTGTCATCGCAGACAACCGCGTGCCCGTGATGCACGCTTTCCAGAAACGGGTCACGCCAGACTTCGGCCATTGCAACAGGATTTGTCATAGTTCACCTCACAACTTGGCGATTTCCTGCCAATTTAGGTTTCGTGGGTCGCGGTTTTCGCGTTAATATGTTTCTTGTCGAGAAGATTTGAGGCAGTTGCAAGAGAAGGCCCCGACCAAGGGGTGACCGGCAATGCCCTGCGTATTGAGGCTAAGGACAGTCTGGAGGCTGGACAGATGGGATTTATGAAAACAACGGCGGGTGCTTTGGGCATGGCCGGACTGGCATTTACATTGGCTGTACAGTCTGCCGCCGCGCAAGATCAAAGCACCAACCGTGTTGCAGCCAAAACCGACTGGAGTGTCTTTGTCGAAGACAACCCGACCGAATGCTGGAGCGTGTCAACCCCGAAGGAAACCGTGAACACCCGTGACGGACGCGTGGTCGCCGCGACCCGCAGCCAGATTCTGTTGATGGTGTTCTATCGCCCCAGCGCCGAGGCCAAGGGGCAGGTTGCCTTTACCGGCGGTTATCCTTTTGCCAGCGGCAGCACGGTTAACCTGAACATCAGTGGCAACGAATTCGAACTGTTCACCGACGGCGAGTGGGCTTGGCCTGCGACTGCGGCTGATGACGGCAAGATTGTCACGGCAATGAAACGCGGGGCCGATGCGGTTGTTACTGGCGTGTCCGGACGGGGCACGACCACCAAAGACACATTTTCGCTGTTGGGCTTTACGGCCGCAGTGGAAGAAGCCGAAGGCCGCTGCGGCGGTTGACCGCGTCCGGTTCGCGGGGCGAATCCTTTTGATCCTGCCCCGCTTTCCTATATAGAGGCGCATCACCCGAACTGCGGAGTTGCCCGATGTCTGCCGATGCGCCGATTACCCAAGATGTTATGACCCTTCCACGCAAGCTGCCTGCGGGGCCCGTGAACCTTGTGGGAATGACGCGCCCCGCGATGCGTGATGCCCTGATCGCCCTTGGTACGCCGGAAAAGCAGGCCAAGATGCGCGTCGGGCAAATCTGGCAATGGATTTACCAGTGGGGCGTGCGCGACTTTGATGCGATGACGAACCTCAGCAAAGCCTTTCGTGCCGAATTGGCCGAGGCGTTTGTGATCGAAATCCCCGAGGTTGTTTCCAAACAGGTCAGCACCGACGGCACCCGCAAATGGCTGGTGCGCATTGCGGGCGGTCACGAGGTCGAGGTGGTCTATATCCCCGAAGAAGGGCGTGGCACGTTGTGCATTTCGTCCCAAGTCGGATGCACGCTGACCTGTTCGTTCTGTCACACCGGCACGCAAAAACTGGTACGCAATCTGACAGCAGGTGAAATCATCGGTCAGGTGATGATGGCCCGCGATGATCTGGACGAATGGCCCGAACATGGCAAACGCACTGAAGACGCCCGTTTGCTGTCGAACATCGTTCTGATGGGCATGGGCGAGCCGCTGTATAATTTTGAAAACGTGCGCGACGCGATGAAAATCGCGATGGACCCCGAGGGCATCCAGTTGTCGCGCCGCCGTATCACATTGTCGACGTCGGGTGTGGTTCCCGAGATTGCCCGAACCGCAGAAGAAATCGGCTGCCAACTGGCTGTTTCGTTCCATGCCACCACTGACGAGGTGCGCAACAAGCTGGTGCCGATCAACAAACGCTGGAACATCGCGGCACTTCTTGATGTGTTGCGCACCTATCCCAAGGTCAGCAATTCGGAACGGATCACGTTTGAATATGTCATGCTGGACGGTGTGAACGACAGTGATGAAGACGCCTATCGGTTGATTGAACTGATCCGGGGCATTCCGGCCAAGATCAATTTGATCCCGTTCAATGAATGGCCCGGCGCACCCTATAAACGGTCGTCGAACAACCGGATTCGTGCGTTTTCCGAGATTGTTTACAAGGCTGGCTATGCCAGCCCCGTGCGTAAACCGCGGGGCGAAGACATCATGGCGGCCTGTGGTCAGTTGAAGTCGGCAACCGAACGGGCGCGCAAGTCGCGGCGCGAAATTGCGGCAGAAACCGGGCTGAACTAAACTTCTGGGGGTATTTGTGTCTATGACGGACACGGTTGCCCCGAAGAAATCCTGATTGTGTACGATTGACGCCGATAAGTGCGGCCATCCTGAACCTGCAATTAAGCAAGTTCAGGAGAATTATAATGTCGAAATTTACAAAGACAGATGTACTGGTTGCTGCGCAGATTCTTGATCTGATCAAACAGGAACGCGCAAAAGCATTGTCCAAACGCGAGTGGCAGCACCGGATTGCCGGTTACGGCTATGGTATCCGTGATACGCAGCATGGCCAGATTGTTGAAACCCTGCCACACCATGTTCCGGTCTGCACGCTTCCGCCCGAGCTCGCAGCCTGATGGTCCGTCCGCATTCTTAGCGGCGGCGGCCTGCTGCGATGCCTTGGGCAATCCCTTGGGCAAATGCGACGGCCAGCGGTATCATGACGCTTGTGCCCGGCGCTCCTGCTTGAACGCCCAGTGTAGCCTCTAGGGTGGGTTTGGATACCGGCACGCGGGGTTTGCGGGCTAAAAACATCAAGATCAGGCCGGCGCCGAGAAAGGCGCAGCCGACGATGGCACAGGCTGTGATTGGGTCGGTGACTGTCAGCAACAGCATGAAGCCAGCAGCGCACAGGAACCCAAGGCCAATCAGGGCCATCAAACCACCCAGACCGCCCAGCGCGTAACGCTGGACGGCTTTGTGGATGCGGTAACGCAGTCCCAAAAACATGCTTTAGTTCCGGCGCGAGGTCATCAGACCCACAAGAAAGCCCAAGCCAGCGGCAATGCCGACAGCCATGACCGGCTGTTTGCGCACAGCCTCTTCTGCCTGACCATAATATTCTTCGGCCAGTTCCTGAACGTGATCGCTGGCTTCGTTGGCGCGCGCGCGCGCATAGGTTGCCTGATCCGAGGCCGAATTTTTCAGGTCCGACACGGATTGCTTAACCCGCGCCGACGCTTCGTCCCTTTTGTGGGCTGTCAGTTGACCCAGAAGCGAGGTCAACTGTGCAATATCCGATTTGATCAGTTCAAGCTGTGCGGACACGTCTGACGTGTCTGCTGTTTTGTTTTTGGTCGATGCTGCGGGGCTAGCCATCATTGTCTCCTGAATTTCATTTCTGCGGCACAACGCGCAGCCCCCACAGCATGTTCCATCTAGCGACCGGGTATTGAATCGCGGGGTAGGGTGGTTTCCCAGTTGTCGATCACTTTCACCGCCTCGTCTGCGGTTTCGACAAATCGGAACAGGTCCAAATCCTGCGCCGAGATGGTGCCCGCATCGGCCAGCGCGTCCCAGTTGATAATTTTTTCCCAAA encodes:
- a CDS encoding helix-turn-helix domain-containing protein codes for the protein MTDDTDAILTRLPSRLKEARRAQGLSLDAVAKLSGVSRSMVSQIERGESSPTIATLWNLTRALQVDFAGLLDGDAATARIEVLRSADVPTIENRGSGCRIRILSPPEEAGHHEVYELRFAEGGVLDSQPHTRGAREYLTVIDGTLEVTSAETTQTIGAGDTARYAADVPHRISATSAARAFLVVQNA
- a CDS encoding glycine C-acetyltransferase, whose protein sequence is MTQAFLSYITDTLAQIDAEGLTKVERLITSPQGGKIQVAGREMINLCANNYLGLANHPDLIRTACDTMQPKGFGMASVRFICGTQDMHRTLEQKLAAFLGKDDSILFAACFDANGGLFEPLLGPEDAIISDALNHASIIDGIRLCKAKRYRYANSDMADLEAQLKQAKADGARFIMIATDGVFSMDGYLANLPGITKLAEAYGALVMVDDCHATGFMGPKGAGTPSHFGVDVDILTGTLGKALGGAIGGYIAGPQPVIDLLRQRARPYLFSNALPPAIVAAGIEALRLVEEGDALRAQLFENAKYWRDGLESLGFDLLAGEHPIIPVMLGEAQLAQDMATKLYDEGVYVSGFFFPVVPRGQARIRTQMNAALTRADLDQALAAFERAGKACGVI
- the tdh gene encoding L-threonine 3-dehydrogenase; the encoded protein is MKSNEMKALSKLHAREGLWMVNAPVPEIGPDDVLIKINKTGICGTDIHIWNWDDWAQKTVPVPMITGHEFAGEIVEIGRDVQGLELGQRCSGEGHLIGTQSRQSRAGKFHLDPATRGIGVNEQGAFAQYLRLPAFNVVPLPDEISDDIGAILDPLGNAVHTALSFDLIGEDVLITGAGPIGIMAAAVARHAGARHVVITDVNPDRLALASQVADVVPVNVTQESLQDVIPRLKMKQGFDVGMEMSGNQQALDQMVEAMTMGGRIAMLGIPPGKSPVDWSRIVFKAITIKGVYGREIFETWYKMIAMLENGLDVSRVITHRFHVDDFKAGFAAMKSGQSGKVVLDWT
- a CDS encoding metallophosphoesterase family protein, which produces MTQPIYAVGDIHGQLGELTRILDLIEADGGADARVVFVGDYIDRGADSCAVLDTLIAGRDAGRDWTFLLGNHDRMFDWWMQDYPRQEAYLPVELYWLHPRLGGDTTLASYGIEFTVKNRQTAVHAEALESVPQAHLDFIAQCKLSHETEDLFFCHAGIRPDVPLDQQTEHDLIWIRDEFHKVTTPHPKLIVHGHTPVDVATHYGNRVNLDTGAGYGKPMTAAVFEGRTCWTLTADGRVPLTP
- the serA gene encoding phosphoglycerate dehydrogenase; this encodes MAPKVLISDKLSDAAVQIFKDRGIEVDFQPDLGKDKDKLAEVIGKYDGLAIRSATKVTEKILAAADNLKVVGRAGIGTDNVDKDAASKKGVIVMNTPFGNMITTAEHAIAMMFAVARQIPEASASTHAGKWEKSKFMGVELTGKTLGVIGAGNIGGIVCDRARGLKMKVVAYDPYLSNKKADNMGVEKVELDELLARADFITLHVPYTESTANILSRENLAKTKKGVRIINCARGGLVDEEALADALKSGHVAGAAFDVFKVEPATENPLFNLPNVVCTPHLGAATSEAQENVALQVAEQMANYLLTGAVENALNMPSVTAEEAKVMGPWLTLAGHLGSFIGQMTDEPIRAINILYDGSVGSMNLDALNCGVVAGIMKRANPDVNMVSAPVVAREKGIQISTTNQDKSGVFDGYVKVTVVTAKRERSVAGTVFSDGKPRFIQIKGINIDAEIGQHMLYTTNNDVPGIIGLLGNTMGKNGVNIANFTLGRNEAGGEAIALLYIDDALPHDVLKTLEGTGMFNQVKPLEFMVS
- a CDS encoding phosphoserine transaminase, coding for MAIDQPATRPANPRFSSGPCAKPPVFNLNNLSDAPLGRSHRAAVGKAKLLKAIEDTREILGVPADYRIGIVPASDTGAFEMAMWSLLGERPAQMVAWESFGAGWVTDVVKQLKIDATTHTAEYGEIVDMAALNYDNDVCFTWNGTTSGVRMPNGDAIPADRAGLTLCDATSAAFAMDLPWDKLDVTTFSWQKVLGGEAAHGMLILSPRAVERLESYTPAWPLPKIFRMTKGGKLIEGIFKGETINTPSMLCVEDYLQALEWARTVGGLKGLIARADANTKAIADFVDTHDWIEFLAADPAIRSNTSVCLKFNDARITDGAAFAKAVASRLADADVALDIGAYRDAPAGLRIWCGGTVETADIDAMLPWLEWAFETEINA
- the serB gene encoding phosphoserine phosphatase SerB; this encodes METFICTLIATRGALQPGLAEALRNAWGGGAVDWLSPDEAAEFTLAQMPDNRWDVWSDVQKLGVDLVIQPAEGRRKKMLLADMDSTMIQQECIDELADAAGVGDFVKDITARAMNGELDFEAALRERVGLLKGLDAAVIDQVLAERITYMPGGATLLATMKANGGHAALVSGGFTAFTGAVAAHLGFDENRANTLTVEGGKLTGTVGEPILGKQAKVDALEQITARLGISEADVIAVGDGANDLGMLHRAGTGVALHAKPVVAAECDVRINHSDLTALLFVQGYARSEFV
- a CDS encoding asparaginase → MTNPVAMAEVWRDPFLESVHHGHAVVCDDTGQIVQTWGDPHKMILPRSSAKMIQALPLIESGAADAYGLGTEHLALACASHNGAAIHTDRVTKWLDYLGLNDSDFRCGPQEPDDRDARNALIRAHESPCQMHNNCSGKHSGFLTLNKHLGTGPDYVDPDHAVQRACLEAFERVTGESSPGFGIDGCSAPNFATSLHGMARAMSHFAAAPTGSAEERLRSAMMLHPDLVAGEGRACTNLMRAMGGKVAIKTGAEAFFIAIIPELKMGVALKIDDGGTRAAECAIAAILVKLGVLEPDHPETLKYLNAPIRNRRDLVTGAVRAAPALV
- a CDS encoding invasion associated locus B family protein, translated to MKTTAGALGMAGLAFTLAVQSAAAQDQSTNRVAAKTDWSVFVEDNPTECWSVSTPKETVNTRDGRVVAATRSQILLMVFYRPSAEAKGQVAFTGGYPFASGSTVNLNISGNEFELFTDGEWAWPATAADDGKIVTAMKRGADAVVTGVSGRGTTTKDTFSLLGFTAAVEEAEGRCGG
- the rlmN gene encoding 23S rRNA (adenine(2503)-C(2))-methyltransferase RlmN, whose protein sequence is MSADAPITQDVMTLPRKLPAGPVNLVGMTRPAMRDALIALGTPEKQAKMRVGQIWQWIYQWGVRDFDAMTNLSKAFRAELAEAFVIEIPEVVSKQVSTDGTRKWLVRIAGGHEVEVVYIPEEGRGTLCISSQVGCTLTCSFCHTGTQKLVRNLTAGEIIGQVMMARDDLDEWPEHGKRTEDARLLSNIVLMGMGEPLYNFENVRDAMKIAMDPEGIQLSRRRITLSTSGVVPEIARTAEEIGCQLAVSFHATTDEVRNKLVPINKRWNIAALLDVLRTYPKVSNSERITFEYVMLDGVNDSDEDAYRLIELIRGIPAKINLIPFNEWPGAPYKRSSNNRIRAFSEIVYKAGYASPVRKPRGEDIMAACGQLKSATERARKSRREIAAETGLN
- a CDS encoding phage holin family protein, with the translated sequence MFLGLRYRIHKAVQRYALGGLGGLMALIGLGFLCAAGFMLLLTVTDPITACAIVGCAFLGAGLILMFLARKPRVPVSKPTLEATLGVQAGAPGTSVMIPLAVAFAQGIAQGIAAGRRR
- a CDS encoding DUF883 family protein, with product MASPAASTKNKTADTSDVSAQLELIKSDIAQLTSLLGQLTAHKRDEASARVKQSVSDLKNSASDQATYARARANEASDHVQELAEEYYGQAEEAVRKQPVMAVGIAAGLGFLVGLMTSRRN